The Streptococcus viridans genome contains the following window.
CATCTCGATAATCATACCCACTGCTCGGAAGGTCAGATAGGAAATCCCAAGGAAGCCCATCCAAGACTGGGTCCCATCAATGGCTGGTTGCACCTTCACAAAAACCAAGGGCAAAACGACCAAGAAAGAGTGAAGGTAAAAGACCCACTTGTTATCACGCTGGCTTCGATAGTTTTTATAAGAATAGACCCAAAGGATTTGCCAAAAGAGGTAGAAAAGAACCGCATAGATTTGTTTCAAATCCGTCCCTGTCAACATCAAAACAATAAAGGCGAGGCTGACCAAGGCTTCATAAACTGGGAAACGCTTCTTAAAGAAGAGGCCAACAAAGATGGGCAATAAGGCCCCAATCAGATAAATAAAGTAGATTGGGGTCCCATAGGGTTCTAAATGAGGGAGCTGTTTCAAAAACTCGATCATCGGTTGTTAACCTCACTAATCAACCCTTTGATGTCGATTTTCCCATTTGGAGTTAGCGGCAAGCTGTCACGGTAGAGGAATTTCGAAGGCATCATATAAGACATCATGATGTGCTCCAAATCTTCCTTAATCGCTTTGGTAATATCAATCTCGCGCTCAAATTGTTCCTTGACCCCATCTTTTAAGATGACATAGGCCAAGAGATTTTGAACCTTGTGATCTTTGTTGTAGCGTGGCACTGCAACAGCCGAGTCGATGTACTGAGACTTGTTCAAGTTTTGAGAAACATCTTCTAGCTCAATACGGTAGCCGTTAAACTTGATCTGGAAGTCCATCCGACCACCATAGAGAAGAAGACCTTCATCTGTCATGGTTCCGACATCTCCCGTATGGTAGGCTGGAAGTCCTTCAAATTCGAAGAAGGCTTCTGCTGTTTTCTCTGGATTATTCATATAACCTTTTGAAACAGCTGGTCCAGACACGATGATCTCACCTTGCTCTCCATTTGGCAATTTGTTTCCTTCCTCATCAATGATGAAGGTTGGAGAATCTTCTTTGGTATAACCAATTGGCAAGCGTTTAAGTGTCGCTAGCATCTCATCTGTGATAGCAACCGCCGACAAGGCAACCGTTGCTTCCGTTGGCCCATAGGCATTGATGATGCGCGCATTCGGGAACCGCTCACGCAGTTTTTGAGCCGTTTTAACCGTCAACTCTTCCCCATCAAAGTAGAAATGGGTAATGCCTGGCATCTTTTCAGCATTGAAATCTTCAGACAGCATAGCCATATCTGCAAAAGATGGTGTTGAAGTCCAGATAGCAATCGGGAGAGAAAAGATGGTCGCAAAGAGTTGTTTAAAGTCTTGAGTGATGGCTGATGGAAGTGCAAAAAGCGTTCCTCCAAGAGCCAAAGTTGGTGCCCAGTACATAACAGATAAGTCAAAGGAATAGGGTGGTTGCGCCAACATTTGCGGACGCTCTGGCGTCGCAAATTCCTTGTCTGTAATCATCCAGTTGGTGAAGCTGAGCAAGTTATCATGCGAAATTTGCACCCCTTTTGGTTTCCCAGTTGTCCCTGAAGTAAAGATGATGTAGTAGTTATCATCCCCTTTGACCGGATGTTGCAAATCATAGGCATGCTGAGCTGCATAAGCTTGACGTACTTGCTCCAAGGACATGATTGGAGCAGCTGGGTTTTCAATTGGAAACTCATTGATGGCGATGATTAAGCTTGGCTCTGCTACTTCAACAATCGCAGACACGCGCTCCAAGGCAGAGTGGCTATCAATTGGGATATAAGCATGGCCAGATTTGGTCAAGGCCACAAAGCTTGCTAACATTTCATATTCTTGGCCACCAAAGACCACAACAGGTGACTTTTCAGGAAGTCCCATTTGGTCAATATGGGCTGCTAAGCTATCTGAATCCGCCTTCAATTGGCCATAGGTATGCTCTTCTCCAAGGACATTGTAGACAGGATAGTCTGGTTGCAGTTGGGCGTAACGCTCAATCGCCTCAATCATATCAGTAATTGGTTGGTTTGACACGGTAGGGATCTCCTTTAGAATTCATTGTAGATAAAGCCACCTTGGCCTTGACCAAGATAACTAAAGAAATAGAGTAGGGCTAAGAAAATAGCGAAATACAAGATTGTTTGCCCTATAAATTTATAAAGTGTTTTATGTTTCATCTTTTTCACTCTTCATTTTGATTATCACTGACTATTTTACCATTTTTTGTTCAGTCATAGCAATCCAAACACAAGGAAAAAATACTAGAAAACGTTACCATAAGAGACTCTTGAGATCTGACCTTGGATCGTTTGCTTTTCTGGTCGAGTCGACGGGCCATTCCATCTTTTATAAAGAAATGATTCCGTCCTCAGATTTGAAAATTTCTTTCATTCTCTTGACGATTTCGCTTCGAGATAGCCTTCATTTTTTTAGAAACAGTATACCACTTTTCCTTAAAAAGTTCTTAAAAGGCTAAAAAGAGGCTGGGACAAAAGTCCTAGCCTCTCAATTGTCTTTGGATTGTCGAGCAAGACGCAGTGGTTGAGTGGGCTCTACTAGGCTGATTTCATCAGCTTTTACAGCCCTACTCAACTGTGCGGAGGTGGGACGACGAAATCGAATTCTAACGAATTACCGATTTCTGTCCCACTTTCTTCTATAAATTCTTTCTTTTCTTAGCCTTCTTGGTCAAGGATACATCGCAATGATG
Protein-coding sequences here:
- the dltA gene encoding D-alanine--poly(phosphoribitol) ligase subunit DltA, whose translation is MSNQPITDMIEAIERYAQLQPDYPVYNVLGEEHTYGQLKADSDSLAAHIDQMGLPEKSPVVVFGGQEYEMLASFVALTKSGHAYIPIDSHSALERVSAIVEVAEPSLIIAINEFPIENPAAPIMSLEQVRQAYAAQHAYDLQHPVKGDDNYYIIFTSGTTGKPKGVQISHDNLLSFTNWMITDKEFATPERPQMLAQPPYSFDLSVMYWAPTLALGGTLFALPSAITQDFKQLFATIFSLPIAIWTSTPSFADMAMLSEDFNAEKMPGITHFYFDGEELTVKTAQKLRERFPNARIINAYGPTEATVALSAVAITDEMLATLKRLPIGYTKEDSPTFIIDEEGNKLPNGEQGEIIVSGPAVSKGYMNNPEKTAEAFFEFEGLPAYHTGDVGTMTDEGLLLYGGRMDFQIKFNGYRIELEDVSQNLNKSQYIDSAVAVPRYNKDHKVQNLLAYVILKDGVKEQFEREIDITKAIKEDLEHIMMSYMMPSKFLYRDSLPLTPNGKIDIKGLISEVNNR
- a CDS encoding teichoic acid D-Ala incorporation-associated protein DltX — its product is MKHKTLYKFIGQTILYFAIFLALLYFFSYLGQGQGGFIYNEF